One stretch of Miscanthus floridulus cultivar M001 chromosome 18, ASM1932011v1, whole genome shotgun sequence DNA includes these proteins:
- the LOC136522091 gene encoding tetraspanin-2-like yields the protein MAVSNNITACINFLVLLCTIPIAATGLWLASRHGGEDCFRLFRWPVAILGALLLLVALAGFAGACWNRRGLLACYLFAMAALVTLLLALLVFAFAVAHGSGAYPVLGRAYEDYRLQGYSSWLRGYVADDPQRWDGIRACVAASGTCRKLAADSSFIVPEQFYMSHLSPIESGCCKPPTVCGYAYVSPTVWTSPANPAADADCAAWSNDPDQLCYACASCKAGVLGGLRQQWRKATVALLVATVALIFVYVIGCSAFRNAQTEDLFRRYKWGN from the exons ATGGCGGTGAGCAACAACATCACGGCGTGCATCAACTTCCTGGTCCTCCTCTGCACCATCCCCATCGCCGCAACAGGGCTCTGGCTCGCCTCGAGGCACGGCGGGGAGGACTGCTTCAGGCTGTTCCGCTGGCCGGTGGCGATCCTGggcgcgctcctcctcctcgtcgcgcTGGCGGGCTTCGCGGGCGCGTGCTGGAACCGGAGGGGCCTGCTGGCCTGCTACCTCTTCGCGATGGCGGCGCTCGTCACGCTGCTCCTGGCCCTCCTCGTCTTCGCCTTCGCCGTCGCGCACGGCTCCGGCGCGTACCCGGTCCTCGGCCGGGCGTACGAGGACTACCGCCTCCAGGGCTACTCCTCCTGGCTGCGAGGCTACGTCGCCGATGATCCCCAAAGGTGGGACGGGATCCGGGCTTGCGTCGCGGCGTCTGGCACCTGCAGGAAGCTCGCCGCGGATAGCTCCTTCATCGTGCCCGAGCAGTTCTACATGTCGCACCTCTCGCCCATCGAG TCCGGGTGCTGCAAGCCGCCGACGGTGTGCGGGTACGCGTACGTGAGCCCGACGGTGTGGACGAGCCCGGCGAACCCGGCGGCGGACGCGGACTGCGCGGCGTGGAGCAACGACCCGGACCAGCTCTGCTACGCCTGCGCCTCCTGCAAGGCTGGCGTGCTGGGCGGCCTGCGCCAGCAGTGGCGCAAGGCCACCGTCGCGCTGCTCGTCGCCACCGTCGCGCTCATCTTCGTCTACGTCATCGGCTGCAGCGCCTTCCGCAACGCGCAGACCGAGGACCTCTTCCGCCGCTACAAATGGGGAAATTGA